Below is a genomic region from Coleofasciculus sp. FACHB-1120.
AAATCTAACTGTGAACGCCGGTAGCGGTGACATCACCTTCAACAGCACTGTCAATACTGCTAGCCTAGCTACTCTTGGAGTTGGTGGGACAACCAAGCTCAACGGCAACATGACCACTGCTAATAATCAAAGCTATGGGAATAATGTCCTGCTGACCGGCGATATCATCCTAAAAGGGGATGCAATAGATTTTTTGGGCGGAACTGATTCGGTTGCTGGCACGGGAAATCTGACACTTCAGACAGCAACGGCGGGGAAAGCGATCGCAATTGGTTTCGATCAAGATGCTTCCCATCTAAATATCAACGATACTGACCTGGCTGCTTTACAAGACGGATTTAGCAGCATCACCATCGGGAATGCCAGCGGAAGCCAAAACATCATTGTAGATTCTGCAACCTTCAAAGATGCTGTAACCATTCAAGCTGGCACAGGGACGCTGACGGTGCAGGGAACATCGCCGGGAATTACAAGTAATGCATCGATTAATCTCATCGGCGGTGCAACGACTCTTAATTCAGGCATCAATACCACAGACGCAGGCAATCTCACCATTACCAACAGTGGTTTGCTGACAGTTGCTTCGGGTGCAGATATGACCTTAACCGGAGCCTTTGTGCAAAATGGTACGGGTAGCGTTTCCACCGCCGGGAATATCACCGCTAGCAGCATTCAATTTACCCAAGGCGTAAATCTTACAGGTTCTATCTCCCTAGAAACGGGTGCTGGAAATATTAGCTTTGGCAACACCTTGAATGGCAGTCACGGCTTAAGTTTGACTGCCGGTACTGGCAACATCAAATTTACAGATGCGGTCGGGGGTAGCAACAAACTCGGTTCTATAACCATTAACAGTGCCCAAAACGTGGAAGCAGCAGCAATCACAGCCACCAGCATTACCCAAAGTGCAGGGAGTGGCACCACCACATTCAACAGCGCACTCCATACGAATAGCGCCAGCGGCATCAACTTAAACGGCAACAACTTTGTTTTCAAAAACCCAGTTACCACGACAAATAGTGGTGGCGTCAGTATCAACAATACTGGAACGCTGACAATTGAAGCTGCCGCAGATATGAACCTGGATGGAGCCTTCAGTCAAGGTGGGACGGGAGGAGTGATTACCGCTGGAGATATTACTACCACCAACGACACTATTAGCTTCAGCGGTGCAGTGAACCTAACCGGCGCAGTCTCTCTGAACACGGGTGCGGGAGTAGGTGATATCAGCTTCAGCAATACTGTCAATGGAACTCAGAACCTGAATCTAGCAGCAGGTACTGGCAACGTTATCTTTAATAATCCGGTGGGAAATAGCGCTGCACTCAGCAATTTGACCGTGAGTAATGCAGCATTGGTCGAATTTAAAAGCACTGCCAATCTGACAGGAAACCTCAATTTGACGGCTGCTGAAATTAACTTTGACGGGGGAGACAATACAATCATTGGCGGCGGTACCGTTCAGCTTCAGCCTGCAACACCCGATCAAGCGATCGCAATTGGCGGAGATGAAGGAACACCGGCGCTGGATATCACCCAAAAAGATATTAATGCCTTGGGTGGCTTTAAGCCGATCGTCATTGGTAGTGACAGCGGAACTGGGACGATTGATGTCAATGCCGTCACCTTCGACGATCCAGTGAAAATTCAGTCTCCGAATGGCACGATTAACGTCAACGGGACAATTCAGGGAGTGGATGATGCGGCGATCGCTCTCAACGGTGCAACAACCAAATTGTGGGCAAACATTTCCACCCAGGGGCAAGACATTACCCTCGGTCAACTCGGCAAAACTGTGGAGCTTCAGACCGATATTGCCCTTACAAGCCTCGGTGGTAACATCATCTTTGAAGGCAATGTTAGCGCTCAATCTAATAGCCAGCAGGGACTGACGCTCAATCCGGGTGCGGGTCAAGCGATTTTTAAAGGGAACGTCGGTAGTCCGAATCTCCTGGAGTATTTGACTATCAATAATGACTTGGGTGTGGTAATTATCGGTGGCGAAAATGCAACCTTAAAAGGCAACAGCGCCGATATATACCAGGAACTGACTGTCAACGCCAAGCAGACACTCTTATCAGGCATCATCACGACTTTGGATGGCAACATCACTTTTAATGGTGATGTCACTCTGACGGATGATACTTTCCTGAATACAGGTTCCTTGGGTGCGGGTAACATTTCTTTCAATGGTACTCTGGATAGCGAAAACGGCGAATATAACGACCTAAAGATGATCGCAGGTACCGGCAACATCTTCTTTGGGAAAACGGTGGGTGCGGGAGATGGTAAAGGCTTGGGCGCAATCTTAATCGAGAATGCTACCGATGTGACCGCCCTTTCGACAATTGTTGCAGACAGTCTGATGCAGTTATCTGGTAGCACTACGACGCTGGCGGGTGACATGACGACAACTAAGCTCGCTGGTGTAAATATTACCGCTAATAATATTCAGGCGGGAGGCAGCCTCAACACCAATGGTGGCAAGGTTAATCTAAATGGGAACGGCGGAGTCAGCGCCAACAATATCACTTCCAAAGGTGGGGAAATTAGCCTCAATAGCACTCAAGGTGCGATCGCGAGTAATGGCACTTTAGATTCATCCGGTGGCAAGGTTAATCTAACTGGCAATCAAGGTGTCACCGCTAGCAATATCACTTCCAAAGGTGGGGAAATTGCCCTCAATAGCACTCAAGGTGCGATCGCTAGCAATGGCACTTTAGATTCATCCGGTGGCAAGGTTAATCTAACTGGCAATCAAGGTGTCACCGCTAGCAATATCACTTCCAAAGGTGGGGAAATTGCCCTCAATAGCGCTCAAGGTGCGATCGCTAGCAATGGCACTTTAGATTCATCCGGTGGCAAGGTTAATCTAACTGGCAATCAAGCTGTCACCGCTAGCAATATCACTTCCAAAGGTGGGGAAATTAGCCTCAATAGCACTCAAGGTGCGATCGCGAGTAATGGCACTTTAGATTCATCTGGTGGCAAGGTTAATCTAAATGGGAATGGCGGAGTCACCGCAGCCAATATTACTTCCAAAGGTGGGGAAATTGCCCTCAATAGCACTCAAGGTGCGATACAAACGGGAAGTTTGATATCCAAAGGCGATACAGATGCTGGGGTAATTACAGTTATCGCCAATGGCAGCATCACGACGCTGGATCTTGACGCAACAGCGACTAACGGTGCTGGAAATGCGATCGCGCTTACCAGCCAAAACGGAACCGTACAGACGGGAAATGTGAAAACTTCCGGTTCTCCCATCACCGTCTCTGCTCAAGACAACATCACTGCTGCCAATATTGATTCTGCTTCCGAAAAAGGCAACGGCGGCGCGATCGCACTTACCAGCAAAAACGGAGCCATTACCGCTGCAAATGTGACCTCCAAAGGTACAACCGGCGGGGGTGCAGTCACCGTTGCGGCTCCTGATAGCATCACCACAGCAAATATTGACACCGCTTCTACCAATGGCACCGGCGGCGCGATCGCACTTACCAGCAAAAACGGAGCCATTACCGCTGCAAATGTGACCGCCAAAGGTACAACCGGCGGGGGTGCAGTCACCGTTGCGGCTCCTGGTAGCATCACCACAGCAAATATTGACACCTCTTCTACCAATGGCAACGGCGGCGCGATCGCTCTCCTAAGCGATGCAGCAGCCATTCAAAGCGGCAATTTGTTCTCCCAAGGAGCAACAGGCGGTGGAGACATTGAAGTTTCCGCTCAAGGCATTATCACTGCTGGAGTAATTGACTCTAGTTCCAGCTTCGGGAAAGGTGGTAACGTCACCCTGGCGAATCCACTAATCGAACTCAACAAAACTCCGACAGATGACATTCAAGTAGTCTCCATCAATGCTCAAAGTGGAGGGAGCGCATTCGGAGGCATTGTTAAAATTACAACCGATCGGTTCTTCCGCGCTACAGGTACCTTCACCGATTCCAAAAATCCATTTGCAACCAGCATTTCTACAATGGGAGGCTCTGGAGACGGCGCGATTCTGATTTCTCACGGAGGCGGTTCCTCCTTTACTCCCTTTGTTGTAGGAGATGCTACCAAAAACGGTACGGCTGGCGCTCTCACCACCGGAACTGGGTTCCTGAGTACGATTTTGCCATCAAAAGAATTTCCTGGTCCTTACCGCCAAGGCAATATTCAAATTATTCCCCGCCGTCCCGGAGACAACCTGCTTCCCTACTTCGGCGCGATGCCCCTGACTACGCCTACTAGCGTATCTGACGTGACCATTGATACTACCAGCGACCTGGATAACACAATTACTTCCAAATTTGACCAACATCTGGGGCAAATGGGGAATATCACCAATCCGAAAGAAGCCGCCAACCTATTGAGCAAAATTGAGAAGCTGACGAGCATCAAATCAGCGTTTGTTTATGCAGTCTTTGCGCCCGATCAAGTTTCTAGTAGCCAGACTCAACTGAAGAAAGACGATGAGCGATTAGAGCTAATTCTGGTCACAGCAGAGGGAAAAAGCAAACGGGTGCGTGTAGCAGGGAGCAAGCGATCGCAAATCCTAAAAGTCGCTGGAAGCTTGCGGAACGCCATTACCAATAAAAATAAACTGAATGACGACTATCGTGCCCCCTCCGGACAACTCTATCAGTGGCTAATTGCACCCATCAAGGACGAGTTAGAAGCCCAAGGTATCGAGAATCTAGTCTTCATTATGGATGCAGGCTTGCGATCGCTTCCTATCGCCGCCCTCCACGACGGTCAACAGTTTTTAGTGGAGAAATATAGCATCGGTCTCATGCCCAGCCTCAGCCTCACTGATACCCGTTACGCTAATATTAAAAACGCCAAAGTCCTGGCAATGGGTGCCGACCGCTTTACCAACAAAACGCAAACTCCATTGCCTGCTGTGCCGGTAGAATTGTCAATGATTACTTCTAAACTATGGCAAGGTAAATCCTTCCTCAACGAAGCTTTCACCTTGAAGAATTTAAAAGCACAACGCACTTCTACACCCTACGAAATTATCCACCTCGCAACCCATGCAGAATTTAAGTCAGGGGCACTCGGCAACTCCTATATTCAGCTGTGGGACACCCAATTGAAATTGGATCAAGTCCGTCAGTTGGGCTGGAATAAACCAGCAGTGGAATTATTAGTGCTGAGTGCCTGTCGTTCAGCACTAGGAAATGAAGAAGCGGAGTTGGGTTTTGCAGGGTTTGCCGTGCAAGCAGGTGTGAAGTCAGCACTGGCAAGTCTTTGGTACGTTAGCGATGAAGGCACCTTGGGGCTGATGACAGATTTCTACAAAGAATTGAAAAAAGCCCCTATTAAGGCGGAAGCTTTGCGACAGGCACAGCTAGCAATGTTGAAAGGAGAGGTACGACTAGAAGGGGGAAAACTGCATACTCCCGATGGCAATATGCCTCTACCTTCCTCTCTGGCATCAGTCGGAGATAAAGACCTCAAACATCCTTATTTCTGGTCAGCTTTCACAATGATTGGTAGTCCTTGGTAGAAAGTTAATGCCTGAATAACCCTTTGACTACAAATACTTCTTCAACAGCAACTCCATTTTCTCCTTTGTTGCTGCCGGAATGTTCTCCAGCCGCGTGAGAATTGCATATTTTAAGGCAGAGTGGGCATCAGAAACTGGCGGATTTTCATTCAGACGCCGGACAGTTTCTTGAATCACCTTTTGAGCGTTGGTTGCATTGCGTTGCAGATTGGCAATGACCATTTCTACCGTTACGCTGTCGTGATCGGGGTGCCAACAATCGTAATCGGTCACTAATGCTAAGGTTGCATAAGCAATTTCTGCTTCTCTGGCTAACTTCGCCTCTGGTAAATTAGTCATGCCAATGATTGTGGCACCCCAACTGCGATAAAGATGCGATTCAGCTTTTGTAGAAAATGCGGGTCCTTCCATACAAACATAAGTACCACCGCGATGGAGCGTGACATCGGGTAAATCTAAAGATGCGATCGCATCTGCCACAACTCCAGCCAATTGATTGCATACGGGATCGGCAAATGCAATATGAGCCACAACCCCTTCCCCAAAAAAGGTAGAAACTCGATGCTTGGTACGGTCAATAAATTGATCCGGCACTACCATATCTAAAGGTTTCGCTTCTTCTTTGAGAGAACCCACCGCAGACGCAGAGATTAGATACTCGACGCCTAGCTGCTTCATGGCATAGATATTCGCTCGAAACGGCAACTCCGAAGGCAACAGCGTGTGATTGCGACCGTGACGTGCCAGGAAAGCTACCCGCGTTCCTTCCAAAGTTCCCAATATCACAGCATCAGAGGGTAAGCCAAAAGGCGTGGAGATTTGCATCTCTTCCACATCTTTGAGTGCCTCCATTTTGTAGAGACCACTGCCACCGATAATCCCAATCCGAGCCTGAGTCATTTTTTTGCCTTCTTGTTACAATGCCACGCTATTTTACGGGATATTCGGGAGTGTTTGGATAGACAATCTGATTTGGAGCTGATTTGTCAATGATGAGAATCACCAAATTATGAAGGAATTGTTACATTCTCTTGAAGAAGGCGATCGCGCACGCTTGTAAAGAAATATTACAATATCTTTATATGTCCCTAGAATCTCTTTCAGCGAGATTCGCAGCATTATTACATAAAGTTGCTAGAAAACTATGTCAGCTTCAGCGAGTCTACCCACAGTCTCAGTCAAACAAATCGTTGAGCGAATCTTTGTTTTTCGCCAAATTTCTCGTACCGATCAACGTCTATTGATGTCAACATTCCAATCGCAGGAAGCGCTGAGTGAAGCAGAACACCAGCTCATTAATCGGGTGTTTGATGCACTGAAACAGGGATTACTGAAGGTAGTGGATTAATTAAGAATGGTTTACTTATAACTTTCTTTATCTCAAATAAACTCGCTCGAAATAGCAATTTTGAGTGATTAGTAGCACTTCAGTATTTTCAAAGTTTAAATTCAAAGTCTAAATAAATATCAAAAAATCCCTAATTTAAAATCTAGTCAGTTAAGGTGGGACTACATTTACATCAGTGCAGACGCACTTATTAATAAATATGAGGAATTCGAGAAACTCTCTCACAGCGATCGCACTGCTATGTTTCTATACCACTGGCTTGCAGCTAATCGCCCAAACAAAGGCAAATGCAGCTACACCAATTTTACAGGCTCAATCGAGACCTGCACAAAACCAAGGCGTATGTTCATTTATTAATGGAAATAACGTCAATATCCGTAGTCTACCCAATACTCAATCCAATATAGTCGCCAAACTCAATAGAGGCGATACGGTTCGGGCAGTGCGAAAACAGGGTAGCTGGGTTCAAATCTCTGGAAGAGTAACCTCACAACCCGGAGTGACTCCGGAGGTGGTTAAACCTCTGAAGGGTTGGGTACTCAATACTTACATCAATGGATGCTCTGAAGATCAATTCGATCGGTGGCGGACATAAAAAATACCACTTAATTCTCCGTTCCATTGAATTAAGCCAATATTGGGTAGTGCTAAAAAAGTAATGATGCATTAATTTTTTAGCACTACTCCATACACTACTATTCTTTAGCGTTGGCAAAACTTTTCGATCTACTGTAAATAGTTTAATTTAAACCTTGGAGATAGGTTTTTTCTTGTGGAAGCGAATTTCTCAATTTAAAGCGCACTGGCATTTTATCAGACGGATAAATTAACAGGTTTTGCTGTAATTGTTCTAGAGAAGAACGACCCTTGACTAACTCCCAGTCGAAGTTGCGGAGCAATAATGCTAGCATCATCGTTCCTTCCAGCATTGATAAATGCTCCCCCAAGCAACGATGAGGTCCTGAGCCAAAGTCTATCATTGGCAGCGAACTATTTTCCTTAGTTTTATCTAACCAACGTTCCGGCAGAAATTCCTCTGGATTAGCATAGACTTCTGGATCTCTTCCCGCAGCAAGCATTGACCAGGATATTCTTGTACCGCGAGGAATCACTTTACCCTCAATGAGGGTGTCGCGTTGAGCCTCCAATGAAGTCGAGCCTGAGGCTACTGAATAAAGGCGCAAGGTCTCCTTAATAATTGCGCTAATATAAGCCAATTCCTTGAGGCTTTCGGTATTTATCAAGCCTTTGCTTTGCCAAACTTGGTCAACGATGTCTCGTGCTTGCTGAAAAACCCTTTGATTGAAGCTCAACTCTCCTACTGCAAAGGATAAAGTATGGGCTGTTGTATCAGTACCAGCGATTAAGAGTTCAACACATTCTGCTATTAATGTGTCGCGATTGTATTTTGGTTCTTTGGCAGCGATTTTGACTAACATTGATTCGGAGAACCAAGAACTTACCTGTGGTAAATCGGTCTTGTTTTGTTCTCTGAATCGTAAAGCTAAGTCTACACGGGGCGTTAAAAATTCCTCAAAATATCGCTTTGCTGCCCAATAATCTTGTGAATTTTTAGAGGGCAAATATTTCATCCATATCTTCTCGCCAGTAGCTTGTCGTAGAAACCGATAGCCTACAACAGACATTGCTTCGTACAGCTTGGGAACTTCTAGGGGTGGCCCTTCAGGACTCGCGATCTTTCTATCCACAGGAATGCCCAGCACGAGGCAAGAAATCACTCTCATTGTTAGTTCTACAAATAGAGGATCTACCTGAACTTCTTTTGGTGGCGGTGCTTCCTTTAATGTCGCAATTACTTGCTCGCAAGCTTCGCTAATAATTTCCGCATATTTCGTGAGGCTGCTAGAACTAAATGCGGGATTCCAAGCTTTGCGTCGCCACTGCCACTCAGCCCCAGTTTCTCCTATTAGAATCGGACCACCGATATCGTTCCAAGCTTTGCGTAATTGCTCCGACCTGATGAAGCTACCATCTTTCATCCCATTGACAATGGTATCTTCGATAACTTTTGCTTTATTTAAGATAACACCAGGCTGGTTGCCATTCCAGATAACATACATTGGGCCTAGCTCTTGACTCCAATCAAACATTTGCTGGAATAATTTCTTCTGTTTCACTGCTGCTAATAGTTGAGGAATATTTCCTAACAGCCAGTGTTTAGGAGGCGAAGGGAGCGATCGCAGCGATTTGTATGTATTATTTTGTTTCCACCAGCGCCACCCAATTATTCCCGCTATGCTAGTAACGCCTAAGACTGTGGCTAAATATGGAAGTGAGTCGAAATAAGCAATCTCAGTAGTAATGTCTTGAAGCATGAATCCGCCTTTATCCACAAAAAACTACAGATTACCCAGATACTAACTTAACGTGAGTTCGATGGCTAGATAAAGGCAAAAAGCTTGCCAGATTTGAAGCGTGAGAAACTGGGCAGATATCAGCGATCGCGCTCGATTGATTGGGCACTCCCAAACAATCAATTAATCAACAAAAACCAAGAATCCATGCTTAAACAATAGCGATCGCTCAAAGCAGAGAGTGGTAAAGGACAAATAAGCAATGTATCCCGATTAAAATCAAAAATGTTACAAGACAGGCGTGGCATGGAGTGAATTATATTGGGCTAACAAAGTAACTTTGCCAGGTTTGCACCAGTGTCTGAGCCGCTATCGTTCCTTCCAGAGGGAAAAATGAAAGAAATTCTTTATCAGTAGTGGAATCGTAAGGCCCTTCTTTAACTTCAAAAATTACAGTATTTGGTACTAAAGCGATTAGTGTATGATAAGTTCCTTCGAGTAATTCAATACCAGAGGGCGTTCCAGCAGCACTAATCTGTTCCTGGTGAATGATTGCGCCTTGATGGTTAAACAAAAGCATTCCTACGGCTCCCTGCAAAATCAGGCACAGCTCGAATCCATTGTGACCGATTGCCCGTTGATGGCGATGGGGACGCACATAAGTCCCTGGTTGCAGACAAATAAGCGATCGCTGAACTTTTTCTTCTAAGGTGTGGAAGTTGTAGCTTTGTCGTAAGCGATCGCTACTTGATGCCTGTTGGGCAACTGTATCTATTAAATTTTGGTTGAGACGTTTAAACATTTTTCTCCAAAGAAGTTTTTGACCAGGCTGGCAAGTCTGGTCAGAAGGTAGGGTCAAAATACTTCCGAGAAACTAAACACTTAATATTACTGAAGATGGAATATTGCCCACCATTGAAGGTGATAAATACTCCAAATACCACTTAATTGTTTCAGCTAGCCCTTCATCAAAAGAATATCGGGAACTCCACCCAAGCATTTTTTGGGCCTTTTCTGCCGATACCTGCTGGTGCCAAATTTCCCCGTGGCTTTGATTCATAATTACAGGCTCTATGTGTTCGCAATTCATCAATTGCTGGAGCTTTTGCACTATTTCTAGCACCGTCCAACTACCACCCATTGCGAAGTTGAAAGCCTCTCCATGAACTTCTGGACGAGCTAGCCCTTCAAACATTGCAATATAGGCATGGGCTGCATCTTTGACATATAAAAAGTCCCGCATAAAATTACCTTTATCGGGCATACGAACCAGAGGACTTTCATTGCTCAGTAGCCGTCGAATCGTATTCGGGATCAGTCGGCTCCAGTTTAAATCTCCACCACCGTAGATATTACCAAACCGCCCTATAGCCACAGGCAATCCGTAGCTGTGATAGTAGCTTCGAGCAATTAGGTCAGCGCAGCTTTTAGAGACATCGTAAGGATGTCTTCCCAGCGTTGGCATATCTTCTGTATAGGGTAAGACGGGACTATCACCGTAGGCTTTGTCACTCGATGCCACTATCACCCGCCGTACCAAATCTGAACGGACGCGACAGGCTTCCAATATGTTGTATGTGCCACGAATGTTTATCTCAAATGCCAATCGAGGTTTCTCAAACGCCAAACCTTCTACCGACACTGCTGCTAAGTGAAACACCGTATCAATGCCGCGATCGCCAATCACCTTTTCAAGTAAATCGTAATCCTCGATTGACCCAACAACATTGTTGACACGATGAACGATTCCACTACGCACAAAATGACTGTCTGGGTTCCAGTCAGCCAGTATCGTCGTCACCGTCGCGCCCTGCTCTAATAAGCACTCAGTCAACCAAGAACCCATAAAACCGGAAGCTCCGGTTACTAACACTCGATGA
It encodes:
- a CDS encoding GDP-mannose 4,6-dehydratase, giving the protein MSDILRDHRVLVTGASGFMGSWLTECLLEQGATVTTILADWNPDSHFVRSGIVHRVNNVVGSIEDYDLLEKVIGDRGIDTVFHLAAVSVEGLAFEKPRLAFEINIRGTYNILEACRVRSDLVRRVIVASSDKAYGDSPVLPYTEDMPTLGRHPYDVSKSCADLIARSYYHSYGLPVAIGRFGNIYGGGDLNWSRLIPNTIRRLLSNESPLVRMPDKGNFMRDFLYVKDAAHAYIAMFEGLARPEVHGEAFNFAMGGSWTVLEIVQKLQQLMNCEHIEPVIMNQSHGEIWHQQVSAEKAQKMLGWSSRYSFDEGLAETIKWYLEYLSPSMVGNIPSSVILSV